Below is a genomic region from Virgibacillus dokdonensis.
AACGATCTTTACCACTCTTCGAAAATAGAACGTGTCTGGTATAAAGCGACGTAAAAGAAACAAGAGTAAAATCCCTAATAGATATCCAGCAAAAAAGCTTGGAACAGAATAAGATTCACTTAAGAACATCCACATAAAGGCGATAATTAAATTAATTACTATTTGAAAAGCCATTATTCATTACTCCTTTAGCACAGAATCAATATAAATTTCCGGATCAAGTAAATAAGCAGCTATTGACTCAATACTCGGATAAAACAATTCTGCTCCAACTCCTAGCAATACAGATATCGTTAATAAAGCGACAACGGGAGCCATTAAGCCGTTAATAGGCTTCTTTACAATAGTACCCATTGTTTCTTTATCTCCCCAAAATCCGTTAATAAATATTTTTACAACGGAATAAAGGATGAGCAGACTCGTTAGCAAACCGACAATAACGATAGCGATTTCTCCTTCTTCAAAGGCACCCTTCAGTAATAACAATTTGCCGATAAACCCGCTAAAAGGTGGGAGACCTGCTAATACGGCAGCAGATAAAAACAATAGCCAACCTAAAGAAGGATAGTAATGAATAAGCCCGCCCATTTTGCGTAAATCGGATGTTCCAGCTACATAGGCTATGATACCTACTAGTAAAAATAGTGCAGTTTTAATGATCATATCGTTAATAAGATAGTATATGGAGCCACTAATTCCAGATTCGTTCAAAACCCCAATTCCTAGAAGGATAAATCCAATGGCAGGAATAATGTTATAAGCGATAATCAATTTAATATTTGAAGTCGACAATGCACCAATGATGCCAAAAATCATCGATAGACCAGCTATCCAAATAAACATTTCATGGGTTAAATCTGTTTGATAAACAAAAATAAGTGAAAATACTCGTAAGATAGAGTAAACCCCAACTTTTGTTAACAACGCGCCGAATAAAGCCGATATAACAGGATTCGGTACGATGTATGACTTTGGTAGCCAGTAATAAAGTGGGAATAACGCTGCTTTCGTAGCAAAAACAAAAAACAGTAATATCCCAATCGTTGTAATGATACCTTGCTGTTCCACTTCTTGTACGCGTTCGGCAATTTGTGCCATATTCACTGTTCCAACAACGGCATATAAAAGTGCAACAGTGGTAACAAATAACATCGATGAAAATAAGTTAATTAACAGGTATTTCAGCGATTCTCGTAATTGAACTTTTCCGCCTCCTAATACAATTAAACCGTAAGAAGCCATTAATAACACTTCAAAGAATACAAATAGGTTAAATAAATCACCCGTTATAAATGCCCCAGACACACCAGTAATGAGAAAAAAGAAAAATGGATAGAAATAAAATTGTTCTCTTTTTTCCAAACCAGCATAGGGAGCGTAGAATGCACAGGCAGTACTAATTACATTCGTTGTTAAAACTAATATGACAGCTAAGCCATCCATGACTAAAACAATTCCATAAGGAGCCATCCAGTCTCCTGTTTGCAATATAATTGTGCCATGTTCAAGTACGTACCAAGTAATATAGCCAGCTGTTGCTAAACTAATGATTGAAAACAGCTTCGTTAGTGCTCTTGATATGCGAACATTTTTATTGAAAAAGATAAGAACGATAGCTGCTATCATTGGGATGATAATTGGTAGTATTACTAAATTACTCATTTTCGTTACCCCTTAATTCTTCCATATTGTCCGTACCGTTTTCTTGAGTCGATCTATAAGCTAACACTAAAAGTAAACTGGTTACACCAAAGCTAATCACAATAGACGTTAGGATTAAAGCCTGAGGTAGCGGATCGGTATAATTTTCGATCCCATCTGTCAAAATAGGAGGCTGGCCAGTTTTTAATTTCCCCATTGTAAAAATAAGGATGTGGGCTCCGTGGGATAGTAATGCTGTACCTATAACGATGCGAAGCAATTGCTTTTGCAACATATTATAGATGGCAGTTGCAAACAAAACTCCTGCTAATATAGATGTAATAATCTCCATGGTTATTCTGCCTCCTTATTCTTTTTATATTTAATAAGGCCGACGATGGCTAATGCAGCGATACCTAACACAGCGATTTCGAATAAGGTATCTAACCCACGAAAATCAACCAAAATTACGTTAACAATATTATATCCGCCGCCCAATGGTTTTGAGTTCTCTACAAAGTAATTAGCTATCGATTCGAACCACCTACTACTATGACTAGATATTGCCACTAAGGTAATCAACGTTCCAAACCCGATAGAAATGATTGCATTCATCAGTTTTGTTCTTGGTGTGTCAGATGATTTGCGCAACTTCGGTAAATGGTAAAAGCAAAGTAAAAAGAGTGCCACAGTAATTGTTTCAATAACTAATTGCGTTAGAGCAATATCTGGTGCGCGATAAATAACAAATAGAATAGCCACACCGAAACCAACCACTCCGACTACTAAGATGGCAGCTACATTATGATTCATATAAATAGTAGCGATTGCTGCAATAATCATAATTCCTACAACTGCAACCTCGATAAATGAAATATCAGCTAACTCGTTCGTGCTAAATGCAAAACCGTCTGTTAAAAACATAAATAGAAACGAAACAATAAGCATTGTGCCAAGAATTAAAGACATATATGTTCTTAATGAACCAGTCATGTAGTAATTCGTAATGCGATTAGAAACTTGACCAATTCGATTTAAAATAGCGTCATATACGTGGTTAAAGCTTACTTTACCAGGCAAGACTTGATAAACTCCTCGCCATTTTTTTCGAGTCAAAAATAACACTGTACCTAATCCAACCACTGCTAATGACATTTTAAAAGGTGGAATAAACCCATGCCAAAATGTAACGTCTTTATAGGTTACAGAACTGTTGATCGCAGTCGCTGCATGCTGTAAAAAGGATGAGTTAACCATATTTGGAAACAAACCAATTGTAATGACGCCAACTACAAGAATGATCGGTGATATAAGCATGCCGATAGATGCTTCGTGTGGTTTCTTTGGTAGTTTATCCAAATGTTTTTTACCAGTAAATGTCCCGAAGAACAGATACATGGAATAGACAAATGTAAAAATACTACCTAGAACTGCTAAAAATGGGATGGTTTGACTCCAAAAGTCAGCACCTAAGCCTAGTGATGCATCAAAAAACAGTTCTTTACTATAATAGCCATTTAGAAATGGTAATGGAACTCCCGCCATAGAAAATGTTCCAAACATGGCTAATGTAGCAGTAATGGGCATTAAAGTAGCCAGTCCGCCAAGTTTTCGAATATCTCGAGTTCCAGTTTCATGATCAACAATCCCAGCTACCATAAATAGACTACCTTTGAATGTCGCATGATTTAATATATGGAAAACAGCTGCAAAAACGGCTGCTTTTGTGCCAAAACCTAGCATAGCCATGATCATTCCAAGCTGACTAATGGTAGAGAAAGCTAAAATAGCCTTTAAGTCTGTTTGTCTTACAGACATATAAGCGCCCCAACACAATGTTGCAATTCCAAATACACTTACAATAATAAAAAATGCTTCATATCCAGAGAAAATCGGCGAAAAACGAGCTACAAGAAAAAGCCCCGCTTTTACCATGGTGGCTGAATGTAAATAAGCACTAACAGGTGTTGGTGCTTCCATTGCGTCAGGTAGCCAAATGTGAAATGGGAATTGGGCAGATTTTGTAAATGCACCTAATAGTAATAAGCCGAGAATGAGTGGCAAATAATTGCTATCTAAAATAAAATCTACTTGGGTAATCATTTGTTGTATGCTTGTTGTACCTGTAACGACGTACAGCAGAATAAAGCCACCAAGCATACTTAACCCGCCAAATACAGTTATGAGCATGGATTTTAATGCACCATAGCGAGAACGCTCTTTAAAATGCCAGTACCCAATTAATAAGAACGAAGAAATCGATGTTAATTCCCAAAACGTATAAAGCACAAATATATTATCCGATAGCACTACGCCAAGCATTGCGCTCATAAACATGAGCAAATACACATAAAAATGCCCAAGGCGTTCTGACTTGTCAAGATAATAGATGGAGTAAAGGACGACTAATGAACCAATTCCGCTAATTAATAGCACGAATAATAAACTTAGACCATCTAAATATAAATCAAAGTTAATGCCTAAAGATGGAATCCAGTTATAATGTTCCATGATTGGAGTAAAGTCGTTACCTATAAAAGTAACGAAGTATAGAAAAATCAAAAAAGGTATAAAAAAAACGAAGATCCCTGTATGTATTTTTTCTTTTAATTTACTTAATGCAGGAATAAAGCATGCAATAAGCAGTGGAATAAGAACTGCAAATATCATTTGACCGGAATTCCTCCTTCACCAACTAAAACGGTTTTCTATTATGTTTTTCATTACTTGATATGACAAAAGGGCTAAACCACCTATACCTATAAGTGGTACATGTAAATATCCTTCTCCATAGTCGGATATTTAATCATTTGTTGTTATTTTTATACTAAATGGGTCTCTTTATTTATTTCACATATAAGGAACTGTTAGAATCCCACTTCAAGAGTTGGAGAATCGATAATGCCAAAAAGAGTGGTTAGCAACGATATGCTTGGTAAGTTTAGCAAACAAACAGCCAAGATGAAAGAAAGCCCACCTGATGATTCCTTTATAACGAATGAGCGTTGTGGTACAACTTTCAAATGGGGAAAAATTCTTTTTTATGTGCAACAAATGGTTTAGCCAAACAAAATGGTATTTGTGCGAGTTTGTATACCATTGTATATCAAGCTTCATCCAAGAAATATTTTAACACAATAAAGGGTTGATAAAAATAAAAAACCCTTAGAAATCATAAATTCTTCAAGGGTTTTCGAGTTTCTTCATATTTAATATAGTGGGTAAATTCATTAACCTGATTTTGTATCTTTTATTTTATGTGACAAATGTCTTCTATGAATCTCTTCTTCAATTAGCAAGAGAAAATCAGGGCTTAAATTTAAATCATTTGCTGTAATATATGATTCGAGTAATAATTCATCCGACAAATGTTCCATAAATACAGCCCCCTTAGAAGTGGAAATCTTCTGTAATAAAGTTACTAATAATTTATCATGAACCTAGCAGCCGGACAAGGTGCTAGTTATCTACAATGGTCTGTAGATAACTTGTGTATAAATGGTAGAAAAGTGTAATAAATGCAGTTAAATCAACTCGAAAATTGTTAATAAAGTTATCCACAATGCAGAAAATGAAAGTATTTGTCGAACGATTTATGTATGTAAAGTAGGTATTTATGCATAGTCTCTAATCACCAAAACCTATTTTGCTGAAATTTGTTAGTATACACTTTGTTAAGATGTCGAAAATCAATGCATAAGCAAAATTGTTAAAAATAAGTGACTAAGGAAAAACAGAGATCTTGTGAAAACAAGTTTAAAAAGAGAAAAATGTGATGTCTAAGATATAAGGATACCCTTGGAAAAGAACAATATTTTTAAACTATCTCTTTATACAACGTTTATGAAACAAATCAATTGCTTTTTCTAAATTTTTGCTTGGAAAATAAAATTTCTTTATTATTGTAGCGAGTTGTTATAGGATTAGGGTATAATTGTTTTTTTGTATGTATGTAGGAATGAGTGATTTGCTTGTTGGTCTAGGAAAACGAGCATTTTAAAACAAGCATTATATTGCAGAATATATGATGAAATGGCTATTCATCTGTTTTATATGTATTCCTATGGATCAACTGACTGTAATGAGGTGTGAAAGTGTGTTAAAAAAGTTTTTACCGAATGAGCATGTGAAAAGTATATTTGAGATTCATCCTGAATCATTGAAGGAAAAAGGGATAAAAGGTATTATTACTGATTTAGATAATACTTTGGTTGCTTGGGACGTTAAGGAAGCTACTTCTGAAGTGGTAGAATGGTTTAAGTTAATGAAAGAGCATGGCATTAGCGTAACCATAATTTCCAACAATAATCGAGAGCGAGTGAGTGTGTTTTCTGAGCCGCTCGATACCCCTTTTGTATTCAGTGCTCGCAAACCATTAAGCAAGGCGTTTAAAACAACAGCTAAAAAAATGAATTTAAAGGAAGAAGAAATTGCCGTTATCGGGGATCAGGTTTTAACGGATGTACTCGGAGGAAATATGGCTGGTTTTTATACAATTTTAGTCGTCCCCATTGTGCAATCAGACGGAAAGATAACAAGAATTAATCGTAAAATAGAGCGCCGTATTCTTGCATATATGCGAAAAAAGGGGAAAATAAGCTGGGAGGAATAAGCAACGATGGAAACAATATATTGTCAAGGTTGTGGTATACGCATTCAAACAACAGAAAAGAACCAACCAGGGTACACTCCTGCCTCATCCTTGATAAAGGAAAATATTCTATGTCAAAGGTGCTTTCGTTTAAAGCACTATAATGAAATTCAAGATGTTGCAATTACCGATGCTGATTTTTTTAAAATGGTAAGTTCTATTAGGGATACATCTGGGTTAGTAGTACATGTGGTCGATATCTTTGATGTGGCTGGAAGTTTAATTAAAGCTTTACCGAGAATAGTTGGAAATAAATCCATTTTGTTAGTAGGTAATAAAATCGATTTGCTTCCTAAATCAGTTAATACAAGGAAGTTACTACAGTGGTTACGCGCGCAAGCTAAACAAGTGGGGGTAAATGTAGCCGATGCTTGTTTAATCTCCTCAGCAAAAGGGCACGGGATAAGTGAACTTGCAGAGACAATGGAGCAATATAGAAATGGTGATAACGTTTATATTGTGGGCACAACAAATGTTGGAAAGTCAACGTTTATTAACCGATTAATTAAAGAATCGACAGGCTATCGTGACGTGATTACTACTTCTTATTTTCCAGGAACGACATTGGGTTTTATTGAAATTCCTTTAGATAACCATTCAGCTCTCATCGATACACCAGGTATTGTAAATAAAGAGCAAATAGCTCATTATATTTCTGGTAAAGACTTAAAGCTGATTACACCAAACAAAGAGATAAAACCTAGAGTTTACCAATTAAATGATGGACAAACTTTGTTTTTTGGCGGATTAGCTCGATTAGATTTTATAAAAGGAGACAAACAGTCCTTTGTCTGTTATTTTTCTAATCAAGTTTCGATACATCGTACAAAATTAGAAAAAGCAGATGAACTATTTGAAAATCATCTCGGTGAACTATTGACGCCTCCATCCATGGAGTCCATCGATCAAATACCACCTATGATTTCGGACACATTTCGAATAGATCCGGGAAAGTATGATATTGTTTTTCCTGGTTTAGGCTGGGTCAGCATCTTAGGTGATGGTGCTACAGTAACTGCGCATCGACCAAAAGGTGTTGCTGTTTCTATTAGGCAATCATTCAACTAGGGGGGGATAGGTTGTGGCATACATGTTTGGGTTAATTGGTTATCCTATTAAACACTCGCAATCGCCATGGATTCATGAGCAATTTATGAAAACAACGGGAGTGGAAGGGGATTACTGTATCTATGAAGTAACTCCAGAAGATTCTTTTGAGGCATTTATGGGACAGCTTCAATCGTCTAGTGTAGACGGTTTTAATATAACAGTACCATACAAGGAGAAAATTATCTCTTATTTAGATGATATTGATCCTGTAGCTTTAAAAATTGGAGCAGTCAATACGGTGGTGAATAGGAATGGTAAGTGGATTGGTTATAATACGGACGGCAAGGGGTATGTTCGTTCTTTAAATTCCAAGTTTCCTAACTTATTGCAAAAAGCCACTAAACGAGCGCTTATTCTTGGTGCTGGTGGTGCTGCTAAAGGGATTTTTGCAGCGCTTGAAGAGGTGGGTTTTAAAAGAATAGATATAGCTAATCGAACGAAAGAAAAAGCGGTAATGATTTGTGGGCGACACAAACATCAGTCACAAGCATATTCCTTTGAGGATGTGGAACAGCGTTTGCATGACTATGATATTGTCATTCAAACAACTTCTGTAGGAATGAAACCGCATGTTGATCAATCTGTTTTATCAGATGATACAAACTTTTCGCCTGTACCAATTTACAGTGATATCGTATATCAACCGATCAGAACGAATTTTTTACAGAAAGCAGAACAAAGTGGTGCACAAATTCACTATGGACACACAATGCTTCTCTACCAAGCGCAATATGCTTTTGAATTATGGACAGGTCGAAAACCAAATATAGGGCAAATGGATGAAGAATTAAAACAGATTTTGAAAGGAAGATAACATGCTAACTGGAAAACAGAAACGATTCTTACGAGCAAGAGCAAATCAAATAAAACCTATTTTTCAGGTTGGTAAGACAGGCGTAAATGAAAATATGGTTACACAAATTACAGATGCTTTAGAAAAAAGGGAACTATTGAAAGTAAGTATTTTACAAAACTGTTTAGAGGACAAAACAGTTGTTTCTGAACAATTAGCGGAAGGAACAGGTGCTGAGGTTGTGCAAATTATTGGAAATAATATTGTCCTTTATAAAGAGTCAACAGAAAACAAGCACATTGTATTACCATAAAGGATGAGATTATGAAACGCATAGGATTATTAGGAGGTACATTTGATCCACCTCATATTGGTCATTTAATCATTGCAGAAGAGGTGCGCTTCGCTTTAGATTTAGAGGAGGTTTGGTTTATCCCTTCTTATACGCCACCTCATAAAAGCAATGTAAAAACGAAGCCAGAACATCGACTGAAAATGATTAGACTTGCTATACAAGGCAATCCTTATTTTAAAGTGGATACAATTGAGTTAGACCGGACTGGGAAATCTTATACCATTGATACGATAAAAGAGCTAAGAAAACGCCACTCTGATAAGAAATTTTATTTTATTATTGGTGGAGATATGGTTGAATATTTACCTAATTGGTATCAAATAGAGGAATTAAAAAATCTGGTAACTTTTGTTGGAGTTAAACGCTCTAATTTTTCAACCGAAAGTGCGTTTCCTGTTTTTATCGTAGATATTCCTTTAATAGAAATTTCTTCAACTGTTCTACGTAAAAGGTGTTTAGAAGGAACTTCCGTACAATATTGGTTGCCACATTCTGTTCATCAGTATATAAAGGAGCATCATTTATATGGACATTGAATTAGCGAAAGAGAAAGTAAAACCCCACTTAACAAAAGAACGATATGAACATTCCTTACGAGTTGCTGAAACAGCTAAAATGTTAGCGGATCGATCTGGTGAAGATGTACGTAAGTTGGAGTTAGCAGGTGTATTGCATGATTATGCAAAGTACCGCCCTCAAGAAGAATTAGCACGCTGGATTAAGTCATCTACATTACCGAAAGATTTGCTTGCATTTCATCATGAGCTTTGGCATGGACCAGTTGGTGCACTTTTAATTGAAAAAGAGCTTGGCATAAAGGATAAAGTAATACAAGGAGCCATAAGGTATCATACTACTGGAGCGGCAAATATGAACAAGTTTGAAATGATTATTTTTTTAGCGGATTACATAGAACCAGGAAGAAGCTTTCCAGGAGTGAATGAAGTGAGGAAAGTAGCAGAAAATAATCTACAACAAGCATGCTGGATGGCCTTATCCAATACAATTCATTTTCTAGTTGGAAAAGGAGCTACAGTATATCCAGATACATTTTATGCGTATAATTACTTAACGAGATTGGGTTATGGAGGTATTGTTTAATGCAAAATGAACGAGTTGTACAATTAGCAGCGCACGCATGTGACGATAAGCGAGCAGAAAATATTATAGCATTGGATATGAACGGTGTTTCTTTAATAGCAGATTATTTTTTAATCTGTCATGGGAATAACGAACGGCAAGTGCAAGCAATTGCGAGGGGAATTAAAGAAAAAATGGAAGAACATAATATCCCTGTTTACCGGCTGGAAGGATTTGAACAAGCTAGGTGGATTCTTGTAGATGTAGGTGACGTAGTTTGTCATGTTTTTCATAAAGATGAAAGAAGCTACTACAATTTGGAGCGCCTGTGGGGGGATGCTGTAACATATTCCATTGAAATGGATCAGGATGAATAGAGATGGTGTATGAAAGAATGGCTGACATCTATGACCTATTTATGGTAAACGCTCCATATGATAAATGGTTGCAATTGACAGAGCAACTCTTAGAGGGAAGAGAAATTCAATGTATAGCAGATGTAGGTTGCGGTACAGGGGAGATTACTCGGCGACTTGCGCAAGTTTATCCGCATGTAGTTGGGGTGGACTACGCAGTAGATATGTTGTCAAAGGCAGAAAGAAAGTGTAGAGATACGGGCACATCTATTCAATGGGTTTGTCAAGATGTAAGGTCACTAAACGGCATAACTGGTCTCGATGCCGTTGTTAGTTTTTGTGATGTAATTAACTATATAACAACTGAACAGGAGTTAGCACACACGTTTCAGAATATTTATGATGCGCTTAGTGAAAAAGGAGTTTTTTTATTTGATGTCCACGCATTATCGTTTGTCATGGAAAACTATATGAACGAAACGTTTGCTGATGTTACTGAAGAAGCTAGTTATATCTGGTTTTGTTTAGCGGGGGAACACATTGGTGAGATGTATCATGAGCTAACTTTTTTTTCAAAAAACGAAAAGGGTACTTACTCCCGATTTGATGAAGTTCATCATCAACGTACTTTTTCTGTAGATTTTTATAAAAAATTATTACAGCAAAAAGGCTTCCAAAATATAAAAGTGTATGGGGATTTTTCTATAAAAGCTAATAGTGTTGATGAAAACACAGCTCGAATTTTCTTTTTTGCTGAGAAGAGTAAATGAAAATGCTTTTTTTAAGCAAAGAGGAGTTTTTATAGCTGCTGTGGAAGTAAATTATACAGCAGCTATTTGCTCTAGTTTTTTATAAAAAATTGCTTATTGCCAAATCTCTATAGCGAAAAAAGCCATGGTTTAGCTTATGCTAAAAAACGCTGAGATTTTATGCTTAAGTGCAAGAAAAAGGAGTGATTCCCCTTGTACACAAATAAAGTAAAACGTATTCTTTTTATCATTGCTATTCCTATAGCAATCATTGTGGTTCTCCTAATAACGAGTGGCGAAAAAGATGAGGATGAAGCGGAAAGGAAGGTTGATGTGAATGATCAACCAATAGATCCTAGTCTCGCTTCATCTACGGAGCAAGAGAAAGGTGTTACTTCTTCCATATATGTTGATATTAAGGGAGAAGTAAAGAACCCGGGAGTTTATGAGATGGATGCGGAAGAACGTGTCATTGATGCTATTGAAACTGCAGGCGGATTTACAAACAATGCAAATGAGTCTCTTGTGAATTTAGCCCAAAAAGTTCATGATGAAATGGTTATTGATGTATTGCCCGTTGGCGACAATGGAACACCAGCTTTAACAAATAGGCAACATACGGATACTTCTAAAATTAGAATTAATCAAGCTACTGTTGAGGAGATTGAAGCCTTAAATGGAATTGGGCCAGCAAAAGCAGAAGCAATTGTGCAATACCGAGACGAAAATGGTCATTTTCAACAAATTGAAGATTTATTAGAAGTTTCTGGGATTGGCGAGAAAACATTAGAGTCACTTGAAGATGATATTCAAGTACCATAGCAACTATGAAAATAATCCTATGCTAAATTAGCATTTAGTAGAAATTTATTAAAACAGAAAATAAAGGGGAGATAGGAATGGAACGCATTTCATGGGACCAATATTTTATGGCACAAAGCCATTTATTGGCTCTTCGTAGTACGTGTACAAGACTTATGGTCGGTGCCACAATTGTAAGAGATAAACGAATAATAGCTGGCGGTTATAATGGCAGTGTGTCAGGGAGTGTCCATTGTATTGATGACGGCTGTTACGTAATTGATGGACATTGTGTGAGAACGATTCATGCTGAAGCAAATGCATTACTACAATGCGCAAAGTTTGGCGTTCCTACAGATGGTGCTGATATTTATGTCACTCATTTTCCGTGCTTACAATGCTGTAAACAGTTAATACAAGCAGGTATACAAACAGTAATTTATGCAAAGGATTATCATAATCATCCATACGCTGTTTCTCTATTTTCGGAAGCGGGCATAAAAACAAAAAAAGTAGAACTTGATGATGTTAAGGTTGATACGAATTACATGGAAAAACAAGTATTTGTAAAACAACTCCTTCAAAAAATGGAAAAAGGAGTGCTAGAAGCTGATGAGTTAAGAAACTTAAAAGAAGATGCTGTGCGTCTGTTTCATTTAGATGTGCAAGGAGATTAAATGTGAGTGGGTATTGGCATTTTATTGCATCTGCTGCTTTGGTAAGTATGCTGGCCAAGTTAACGAATTTGCACAGTCTTGCTTTTATTCTATTTATGGTATGGATAAGTTATTTATTCTACAAGAAGCGGATAGCCATCCTCTCTGT
It encodes:
- a CDS encoding class I SAM-dependent DNA methyltransferase produces the protein MVYERMADIYDLFMVNAPYDKWLQLTEQLLEGREIQCIADVGCGTGEITRRLAQVYPHVVGVDYAVDMLSKAERKCRDTGTSIQWVCQDVRSLNGITGLDAVVSFCDVINYITTEQELAHTFQNIYDALSEKGVFLFDVHALSFVMENYMNETFADVTEEASYIWFCLAGEHIGEMYHELTFFSKNEKGTYSRFDEVHHQRTFSVDFYKKLLQQKGFQNIKVYGDFSIKANSVDENTARIFFFAEKSK
- a CDS encoding ComEA family DNA-binding protein; protein product: MYTNKVKRILFIIAIPIAIIVVLLITSGEKDEDEAERKVDVNDQPIDPSLASSTEQEKGVTSSIYVDIKGEVKNPGVYEMDAEERVIDAIETAGGFTNNANESLVNLAQKVHDEMVIDVLPVGDNGTPALTNRQHTDTSKIRINQATVEEIEALNGIGPAKAEAIVQYRDENGHFQQIEDLLEVSGIGEKTLESLEDDIQVP
- a CDS encoding ComE operon protein 2; the encoded protein is MERISWDQYFMAQSHLLALRSTCTRLMVGATIVRDKRIIAGGYNGSVSGSVHCIDDGCYVIDGHCVRTIHAEANALLQCAKFGVPTDGADIYVTHFPCLQCCKQLIQAGIQTVIYAKDYHNHPYAVSLFSEAGIKTKKVELDDVKVDTNYMEKQVFVKQLLQKMEKGVLEADELRNLKEDAVRLFHLDVQGD